A section of the Veillonella criceti genome encodes:
- the mnmA gene encoding tRNA 2-thiouridine(34) synthase MnmA: MENVVAVAMSGGVDSSLTASMLLEQGYKVFGITLRLWVSDTDPDDVPLAVTDAKKMCDFLGIEHHVVDARDIFYDNVVDYFVNEYAAGRTPNPCVFCNKNIKFDLLLNRALELGATHMVTGHYAQVRYNEATKLYELHKGDDPSKDQSYVLYTLNQHILSHLMFPLGAQKKTLTREMANDRDLPVANKPDSEDICFLPNHNYQGFIKKQLTTAPKSGNIVHENGEILGQHNGLFNYTIGQRKGLGIAYKYPLYVVRLDGEKNEVIVGPDESLFTNRMICKHYNFLSGTIPEELHASGKIRYAANPSPCVARILDDETMEVVFETPQRAITPGQSVVFYDGTQVLGGGVIETVC, encoded by the coding sequence ATGGAAAACGTTGTAGCAGTTGCAATGAGTGGGGGCGTAGATAGCTCCTTAACAGCGTCAATGCTGTTAGAACAAGGGTATAAGGTATTTGGTATTACCTTACGGTTATGGGTAAGTGACACTGATCCTGATGATGTGCCACTAGCCGTAACAGATGCTAAGAAAATGTGTGATTTTCTTGGTATTGAGCATCATGTTGTGGATGCTCGGGATATTTTTTATGATAATGTGGTAGATTATTTTGTTAATGAATATGCCGCTGGCCGCACGCCGAATCCCTGTGTATTCTGTAATAAAAATATAAAATTTGACTTGCTATTAAACAGAGCTTTAGAACTAGGCGCTACACATATGGTGACTGGTCATTATGCACAAGTTCGTTATAATGAAGCAACGAAATTGTATGAACTTCATAAAGGGGATGACCCTTCGAAGGATCAAAGTTATGTATTGTATACTTTGAACCAGCACATTTTAAGTCATCTCATGTTCCCATTGGGGGCACAGAAGAAGACTTTAACTCGTGAAATGGCGAATGATCGTGATTTGCCAGTAGCGAATAAACCTGATAGTGAAGATATTTGCTTCTTACCAAACCATAACTATCAAGGTTTTATTAAAAAACAGTTGACAACCGCACCTAAGTCAGGCAATATTGTTCATGAAAATGGTGAAATTTTAGGTCAACATAATGGTTTATTTAATTACACCATTGGCCAACGTAAAGGTCTCGGTATTGCGTATAAATACCCACTTTATGTAGTTCGCTTAGATGGTGAAAAGAATGAAGTTATCGTTGGTCCTGATGAAAGTTTATTTACAAATCGTATGATTTGCAAACATTATAATTTCTTATCAGGTACGATTCCTGAAGAGTTACATGCATCGGGTAAAATTCGCTATGCAGCGAACCCATCTCCTTGCGTAGCTCGTATACTTGATGATGAAACGATGGAAGTTGTATTTGAAACGCCACAGCGGGCCATCACGCCAGGTCAATCGGTCGTATTTTATGACGGCACGCAAGTCCTTGGAGGAGGCGTTATCGAAACTGTTTGTTAG
- a CDS encoding aminotransferase class I/II-fold pyridoxal phosphate-dependent enzyme, producing the protein MNLESIRDEALRMAEPQFKQFEPIALHNTKKVLEAFKACQLSDYHFNGSSGYGYNDSGREKLDEVFAHVFKAEKALVRAHFVSGTHALATTLIALLGSGKGGKEFVYAVGAPYDTMQSVIGVPHPVRNSLVERGFIYKEVPLKNNTYDIEGIKAAVTDDTRVVVIQRSRGYSTREPLSVKDIEIICQAVKAKNPKTLCFVDNCYGEFTETTEPLEHGADIMAGSLIKNAGGGIAPTGGYVAGKAELVEDVAYELTAPGLGDHMGSYSPGYRLFFQGLFLAPHVVLQALKGAVYTAAVGTLLGYEVFPKVDSPRYDLIQAINLHNADEMEQFCRGMQAYSPVDAHVRPVPGDMPGYTDQIIMAGGTFVQGSSIELSADGPVRPPYTIFMQGGLVFEHSMLGILGAAEEILANRK; encoded by the coding sequence ATGAATTTAGAAAGTATCCGTGACGAAGCCTTACGAATGGCAGAGCCACAATTTAAACAATTTGAACCTATTGCATTACATAATACGAAGAAAGTATTAGAAGCATTTAAAGCGTGTCAATTAAGTGATTATCATTTTAATGGCTCTAGTGGATATGGCTATAATGATAGTGGCCGTGAAAAACTTGATGAAGTGTTTGCTCATGTGTTTAAAGCTGAAAAGGCGCTAGTACGTGCTCACTTTGTGTCAGGTACTCATGCGTTAGCGACGACCTTAATTGCTTTACTTGGTAGTGGTAAAGGAGGCAAAGAATTTGTATATGCTGTTGGAGCACCTTATGATACTATGCAATCCGTAATTGGTGTACCACATCCAGTGCGTAATTCTTTGGTAGAACGTGGGTTTATTTATAAAGAAGTACCATTAAAAAATAATACATACGACATAGAGGGGATTAAGGCCGCTGTTACCGATGATACCCGTGTCGTTGTTATTCAACGTTCACGTGGTTATAGTACACGCGAGCCATTGTCGGTTAAAGATATTGAAATTATCTGCCAAGCTGTAAAAGCTAAGAATCCAAAGACACTTTGCTTTGTCGATAATTGTTATGGTGAATTTACTGAAACAACAGAACCCTTAGAACATGGCGCCGATATTATGGCTGGTTCTTTAATTAAGAACGCTGGTGGCGGTATCGCTCCAACTGGTGGTTATGTGGCGGGGAAAGCTGAACTTGTGGAAGATGTGGCCTATGAGCTAACGGCGCCAGGGCTAGGTGATCATATGGGATCTTATTCACCAGGGTATCGGTTATTCTTCCAAGGTTTATTTTTAGCGCCTCATGTAGTTTTACAAGCATTGAAAGGGGCTGTATATACGGCTGCTGTTGGAACCTTGTTAGGTTACGAGGTATTTCCGAAGGTTGATTCACCGCGTTATGATTTGATTCAGGCCATTAATCTCCATAATGCAGATGAAATGGAACAATTTTGTCGTGGTATGCAGGCTTATTCACCAGTAGATGCTCATGTACGTCCCGTGCCAGGTGATATGCCAGGTTATACAGATCAAATCATCATGGCTGGCGGAACGTTTGTGCAAGGGTCATCCATTGAGTTAAGCGCTGATGGTCCCGTAAGACCACCATATACAATCTTTATGCAAGGCGGTTTAGTATTTGAGCATTCAATGCTTGGTATTTTAGGGGCAGCTGAAGAAATTTTGGCAAATAGAAAATAA
- the miaA gene encoding tRNA (adenosine(37)-N6)-dimethylallyltransferase MiaA — MEQLITILGPTAVGKTDLTLRLAKALNGVVISGDAYQIYKGLNIGTAKPTVEELASVPHRLIDICEADDSYSVADFQRAAAQAITNAHLQGQMPILSGGTGFYVQSLLEGFDFSVEGPDTSIRKRLEDMWVVDGENAVLAYGEQLAKKGQISLRFTDKHRLFRAIELMEQGHYEALTNQTKAGLSYEGPVIGLRRNREELYERINLRVEIMVEQGLFEEVETLLASGISPDCQAFKGIGYKEVVAYYQGSYTKAEAIAAIQQNTRRFAKRQITWYKRMPYITWLDCDNNRTSESVYEEAITIIGAQLKVNKFNI, encoded by the coding sequence ATGGAACAATTAATTACCATTTTAGGACCTACCGCAGTAGGTAAAACTGATTTAACTTTACGACTAGCAAAGGCTTTAAATGGCGTAGTTATTTCAGGGGATGCATACCAAATTTATAAAGGACTAAATATTGGCACAGCCAAGCCAACGGTCGAGGAATTGGCATCCGTACCACATCGGTTAATTGACATTTGTGAAGCTGATGACAGTTACAGTGTGGCTGATTTTCAAAGAGCAGCCGCTCAAGCAATTACGAATGCTCATTTACAAGGTCAAATGCCTATCTTATCGGGAGGCACAGGCTTTTATGTGCAATCCTTGTTGGAAGGCTTCGATTTTTCAGTAGAGGGGCCTGATACATCGATTCGTAAACGCTTAGAAGATATGTGGGTGGTTGATGGTGAAAACGCTGTATTGGCATATGGCGAACAGCTAGCTAAAAAGGGGCAAATAAGCCTTCGTTTTACAGATAAACACCGATTATTTCGAGCTATTGAGCTGATGGAACAGGGTCATTATGAAGCTCTTACCAATCAAACCAAAGCCGGTTTATCGTATGAAGGTCCTGTTATTGGCTTACGGCGTAATCGTGAAGAGCTATATGAACGCATTAACTTACGTGTTGAAATTATGGTGGAACAAGGGCTATTTGAAGAAGTAGAAACTTTGTTAGCTAGTGGTATTTCACCGGATTGTCAGGCTTTTAAGGGGATTGGCTATAAAGAAGTGGTCGCCTATTACCAAGGCTCATATACAAAAGCAGAGGCTATAGCAGCCATTCAACAGAACACAAGACGCTTTGCTAAGCGGCAGATTACTTGGTATAAGCGGATGCCATATATTACATGGCTAGATTGTGATAATAATCGTACGAGTGAGTCTGTTTATGAGGAAGCGATTACAATTATTGGTGCACAACTGAAGGTAAACAAATTCAATATATGA
- a CDS encoding class I SAM-dependent methyltransferase encodes MAIVTISQKGKELEAQQAKQVADLLQLPYVPRRGLSLPNLQAQYEGEDVLILSKKGPKLYTGEGKAHEFHLSMAQLRIIAYDRGQCDHLIRALGNETVTSFLDCTAGLGSDSLLVSYARPDIKQLVALEGNPLLAYVTNYGCRHFVHKSEAVTMALRRIQVCAIRFESFLKQATTNSFDVVYFDPMFEVPVKESPQFLSLRGHVLATTMTEDILQEAKRVAKQRVIIKERPFSSVFQSWTPTYMEGGTYSNVAYGVYEI; translated from the coding sequence ATGGCCATTGTAACAATTTCGCAAAAAGGTAAAGAGCTAGAAGCACAACAAGCCAAACAAGTAGCTGATTTATTGCAATTGCCTTATGTGCCACGTAGGGGGCTGTCCTTGCCTAATTTACAGGCACAATATGAAGGGGAAGATGTATTAATCCTCAGTAAAAAAGGGCCAAAACTGTATACGGGCGAGGGCAAAGCCCACGAATTCCATCTTTCTATGGCTCAATTACGGATTATTGCTTATGACCGAGGACAATGCGATCATTTAATAAGGGCACTAGGTAATGAAACTGTAACTTCTTTTTTAGACTGCACGGCTGGTCTTGGTAGTGACAGTTTGTTGGTATCTTATGCTAGACCAGATATTAAACAATTGGTAGCACTTGAAGGAAATCCATTATTGGCTTATGTTACTAATTATGGTTGTCGACACTTTGTGCACAAATCTGAAGCTGTGACTATGGCTTTACGCCGTATACAAGTATGTGCTATACGTTTTGAATCATTTTTAAAACAAGCCACTACTAATAGTTTTGATGTGGTATATTTTGATCCTATGTTTGAAGTGCCAGTAAAAGAGAGCCCGCAATTTTTAAGTTTACGCGGCCATGTATTGGCTACCACCATGACAGAAGATATTTTACAGGAAGCAAAACGAGTAGCCAAACAACGTGTTATTATAAAGGAGCGCCCTTTTAGTTCTGTGTTTCAAAGTTGGACACCCACTTATATGGAAGGGGGCACCTATAGCAATGTAGCTTATGGTGTTTATGAAATTTAG
- the mutL gene encoding DNA mismatch repair endonuclease MutL: protein MALIHVLDEVTINKIAAGEVVERPASVIKELLENSLDAGATSIEVEIADGGTSYMRVTDNGSGMTEEDARLAVLRHATSKIKSVDDLFDIASLGFRGEALASIASVSHFSLTTRKVDQELGTQILIDGGKFTDCLPFGAQPGTTIEVRDLFFNTPARRKFLKTERTEGAKIQDIVGKLALSNPHVAFKLINNDTVSIVVPGNGNLMDTVSALYGYKVSDDIFPIAYESEGITIHGVVSKPTLLKSSRIWQTIVVNNRVISDKAITKAIDNAYHALLPKGGYPLVLLTISVPPASVDINVHPRKSEVKFEDDKPVFKAVYHAVLQALQNPLQQGQGQNSWDERNTTETASPDSITTAVSYDKSFTKQGLEKLNDIDIWAPAQPSINQGYERPTVSSIAREKTEDFVQKLRTEGYEAPKRTTYEQSSWVESGDFNNSFVPKSYTTEDKEKFRQLANNLHQQQLPVNTTGLLPLGQVASCYILAKKGDNLYIIDQHAAHERIRYDALCKSAEAIPMQDLLIPQYIEANEEELIIVEEQADTLVNLGFQVVQGGPTQLKIEGLPIDLVESKGEEILRYVFSLLKDFQEPTKAQLRHEMLAYASCRGAIKAGHNLNTYQMTVLIEDLFHTDKPYVCPHGRPTIIKFTPEELGKLFLRS, encoded by the coding sequence ATGGCACTCATTCATGTTCTTGATGAGGTAACAATAAATAAAATAGCGGCTGGTGAAGTAGTGGAACGCCCGGCCTCTGTTATTAAAGAATTATTAGAAAACTCTTTAGATGCTGGTGCTACCTCTATTGAAGTAGAAATCGCTGACGGTGGTACCTCGTATATGCGTGTGACAGATAATGGTTCTGGTATGACAGAAGAAGATGCGCGTTTAGCTGTGCTCCGCCATGCAACAAGTAAAATAAAATCGGTTGATGATTTATTTGATATTGCTTCCTTAGGATTTCGTGGGGAAGCTTTAGCAAGTATTGCTTCTGTTTCTCATTTTAGTTTGACTACCCGTAAAGTGGATCAAGAACTGGGAACTCAAATTTTAATTGATGGTGGTAAATTTACGGATTGCTTGCCTTTTGGCGCTCAGCCAGGCACAACGATTGAAGTGCGGGATTTATTTTTTAATACACCGGCTCGACGTAAATTTCTAAAAACGGAACGGACTGAAGGAGCTAAAATTCAAGATATTGTTGGTAAATTAGCATTAAGTAACCCACATGTGGCCTTTAAACTGATTAATAATGATACAGTAAGTATAGTTGTGCCAGGAAATGGTAATTTAATGGATACAGTATCGGCTTTATATGGCTATAAAGTAAGTGATGATATATTCCCCATTGCGTATGAGTCGGAAGGTATTACGATTCACGGGGTGGTTAGTAAACCAACCTTATTGAAAAGCAGTCGTATTTGGCAGACTATAGTGGTGAACAATCGGGTTATTTCCGATAAAGCGATTACGAAGGCTATCGATAATGCGTATCATGCTTTACTACCCAAAGGTGGTTATCCTTTAGTGTTATTGACAATTTCTGTTCCCCCTGCGAGCGTTGATATTAACGTACATCCTCGAAAGAGTGAAGTAAAGTTTGAAGATGATAAACCTGTTTTTAAAGCCGTGTATCATGCCGTACTGCAGGCTTTGCAAAATCCATTACAACAAGGACAAGGCCAAAACTCTTGGGATGAAAGAAACACTACGGAAACTGCATCACCTGATAGCATTACGACAGCCGTAAGTTATGATAAGTCCTTTACTAAGCAGGGGCTTGAAAAATTAAATGATATTGATATTTGGGCGCCAGCACAACCATCAATAAATCAAGGTTATGAACGACCAACTGTGTCTTCAATAGCCCGTGAAAAGACAGAAGATTTTGTGCAAAAGTTGCGAACGGAAGGATATGAGGCACCAAAACGAACAACCTATGAACAAAGTTCATGGGTTGAGTCCGGTGATTTCAATAATAGCTTTGTTCCTAAGAGTTATACAACTGAAGATAAAGAGAAATTTAGGCAATTAGCTAATAATCTACATCAACAACAATTGCCTGTAAATACTACAGGATTATTGCCCCTAGGCCAAGTGGCTTCATGCTATATTTTAGCTAAAAAAGGTGACAATCTATATATTATTGATCAACATGCAGCTCATGAGCGTATCCGTTACGATGCTCTTTGTAAATCGGCCGAAGCAATTCCTATGCAGGATTTATTAATTCCTCAATATATAGAAGCTAATGAAGAAGAGCTAATTATTGTAGAGGAACAGGCTGATACACTGGTAAACCTTGGGTTTCAAGTGGTACAAGGAGGCCCTACACAGCTAAAAATTGAAGGGTTACCAATTGATTTAGTGGAAAGTAAAGGTGAAGAGATACTTCGTTATGTATTTTCTTTACTCAAAGATTTTCAGGAGCCGACAAAAGCTCAGTTACGTCATGAAATGTTAGCATATGCATCTTGTCGTGGTGCCATTAAGGCTGGTCATAATTTGAATACCTATCAAATGACCGTTTTAATTGAAGATTTATTTCATACGGATAAACCGTATGTATGTCCTCATGGACGCCCTACTATTATTAAATTTACGCCAGAAGAGTTGGGTAAATTGTTTTTGCGGAGTTAA
- the mutS gene encoding DNA mismatch repair protein MutS, giving the protein MSKKQTPMMDQYFSIKDKYKEELLFFRLGDFYELFYDDALTASRELNITLTGRNSGEEEKAPMCGVPYHAAESYIEKLIKKGYKVAICEQVEDPKTAKGIVKRDVIRVITPGTVLTENGTEARENNFLALFYRTDEALILIFCDVSTGEVIWDRISHGERQSGVYDALAMYRPSELVTVGNLPLGKELQDFIDVQLDKVALSPFTPELTLDDIRNQGMVHFTDAGLLEEDVLEGLGYLLTYLATVIKTDISHINYIHPLRIGDRMVLDTSSLRHLEVTYNLRDGGVKGTLLQVLDKTLTPMGARLLKQWVESPLMDIHHIKRRQMAITELIAKPSEQGKLRELLKLIFDFERILARVETGSVSPRDFTSLRESLRILPELKAITGEFEGTLLQEVVSQIDCHTDMYELLYRAIAEQPALTLKDGRVIRDGYNQELDDLRSLASNSQEWLHRLEEEARSKTGIRLKTGYNKVFGYYFEVSHANAADVPDYFIRKQTLANAERYITPELKEFEVNILSAKDKIVSLEQKLYQELRQAVKEAVKPIQATARALANLDVLSGLAQVAYEEQYICPTMTMNGQITIRDGRHPVIEKYLKREVFVPNDVTLNHSGEEFLLITGPNMAGKSTYMRQVAVLMIMAQIGSFIPAREAVISPVDRIFTRVGASDDISTGQSTFMVEMKEVAYILNNATSNSLLILDEIGRGTSTFDGLSIAQAVVEYICKHIHGKTLFATHYHELIPLEEQYEKLKNYTVAVKEKGKDVVFLRRIIRGGADRSYGIHVAKLAGLPNSVLKRAEVILSALESSAEVNEAEVLANLNTGTVSANTSSTASEMINGVSSTSPTSMTSTNLFTTSVLDDLLAVDVMSLTPIEALNVLYKLQEEARKGGGQ; this is encoded by the coding sequence ATGAGCAAAAAACAAACGCCCATGATGGATCAATATTTTTCCATAAAAGATAAATATAAAGAAGAGCTTTTATTTTTTCGCTTAGGTGATTTTTATGAGCTCTTTTATGATGATGCCTTAACAGCCTCAAGAGAGCTTAATATTACCCTTACAGGTCGTAATTCTGGTGAAGAAGAAAAAGCCCCCATGTGTGGGGTACCGTATCATGCAGCGGAAAGCTATATAGAAAAGCTTATTAAAAAAGGCTATAAAGTAGCGATTTGTGAGCAAGTAGAAGATCCAAAAACTGCTAAAGGGATTGTAAAACGTGACGTGATTCGAGTGATTACCCCAGGTACGGTACTGACTGAAAATGGTACTGAAGCAAGAGAAAATAATTTTTTAGCTTTATTTTATCGCACTGATGAAGCTTTAATTTTAATTTTTTGCGATGTATCGACAGGTGAAGTCATTTGGGATCGAATCAGTCATGGGGAACGACAAAGTGGTGTATATGATGCCTTAGCTATGTATCGTCCATCGGAATTAGTCACAGTTGGTAACTTGCCATTAGGCAAGGAATTGCAAGATTTTATTGATGTGCAACTAGATAAAGTGGCACTATCACCGTTTACGCCCGAGTTAACCTTGGATGATATACGTAATCAGGGAATGGTGCATTTTACTGATGCCGGTTTATTAGAAGAAGATGTGCTAGAAGGTCTTGGTTATTTACTAACCTATTTAGCTACTGTAATTAAAACGGATATATCTCATATTAATTACATTCATCCCCTTCGCATTGGGGACCGTATGGTTCTTGATACATCGAGTTTACGCCATTTAGAAGTAACATATAATCTTCGTGATGGTGGTGTGAAGGGTACTTTATTACAGGTATTAGATAAAACTTTGACGCCTATGGGTGCGCGACTTTTGAAACAATGGGTGGAAAGCCCGCTTATGGATATTCATCATATTAAGCGTAGACAAATGGCTATAACAGAACTTATAGCTAAACCATCAGAGCAGGGCAAATTACGCGAATTGTTAAAACTTATTTTTGACTTTGAACGTATTTTAGCACGTGTTGAAACTGGTTCTGTATCGCCTCGTGACTTTACTTCTCTTAGAGAATCTTTACGTATTTTACCTGAATTAAAAGCAATTACAGGTGAATTTGAAGGGACGTTGTTACAAGAAGTAGTCAGTCAAATTGATTGCCATACCGATATGTATGAGTTGTTATATCGGGCCATAGCGGAACAACCGGCGTTAACTTTAAAAGATGGACGTGTCATTCGTGATGGCTATAATCAAGAGCTAGATGATTTAAGGTCATTAGCTTCTAATAGTCAAGAATGGTTACATAGACTTGAAGAAGAGGCACGTTCTAAAACAGGGATTCGTCTTAAAACCGGCTATAATAAAGTCTTTGGTTATTATTTTGAAGTTTCTCATGCTAATGCGGCTGATGTGCCGGACTATTTTATTCGCAAACAAACTTTAGCCAATGCAGAACGTTATATTACGCCTGAATTAAAAGAGTTTGAAGTCAATATATTAAGTGCTAAAGATAAAATTGTCAGTTTAGAACAAAAATTATATCAAGAATTACGACAGGCCGTGAAAGAGGCAGTAAAACCAATTCAAGCAACAGCTCGGGCATTAGCTAATTTAGACGTCCTATCTGGTTTGGCACAAGTAGCCTATGAAGAACAATACATTTGCCCAACAATGACGATGAATGGTCAAATTACGATTCGTGATGGCCGCCATCCTGTTATCGAGAAGTATTTGAAACGTGAAGTATTTGTTCCTAATGATGTGACCTTAAATCACAGTGGTGAGGAGTTTTTACTTATTACAGGTCCAAATATGGCTGGTAAGTCGACGTATATGCGTCAAGTGGCAGTGCTCATGATTATGGCACAAATTGGTTCCTTTATTCCTGCTCGCGAGGCTGTGATTTCACCAGTGGATCGTATTTTTACCCGTGTAGGAGCCAGTGATGATATTTCAACGGGGCAAAGTACATTCATGGTTGAGATGAAAGAAGTGGCGTATATTCTTAATAATGCAACTTCCAACAGCTTACTTATTCTTGATGAAATTGGGCGAGGTACCAGCACCTTTGACGGGCTCAGTATTGCACAAGCTGTGGTGGAATATATTTGTAAACATATTCATGGTAAAACACTATTTGCTACTCATTATCACGAATTAATTCCTTTAGAAGAGCAGTACGAAAAGTTAAAGAACTATACCGTAGCTGTTAAAGAAAAAGGGAAAGATGTTGTCTTTTTACGTCGTATTATTCGTGGTGGCGCTGATCGTAGTTATGGGATTCATGTGGCAAAGTTAGCTGGTTTACCAAATTCTGTGTTGAAAAGAGCCGAAGTGATTTTAAGTGCCTTAGAAAGTAGTGCTGAAGTAAACGAAGCTGAGGTATTAGCTAATTTAAATACCGGTACAGTTAGTGCTAATACGAGTAGTACGGCCAGTGAAATGATAAATGGCGTATCAAGTACATCGCCCACTAGTATGACATCTACTAATTTATTTACTACGTCGGTACTTGATGATTTGTTGGCTGTGGATGTAATGAGTTTAACACCGATTGAAGCGTTAAATGTACTTTATAAATTACAAGAAGAAGCCCGTAAGGGAGGTGGCCAGTAA
- the miaB gene encoding tRNA (N6-isopentenyl adenosine(37)-C2)-methylthiotransferase MiaB, protein MKQYYIFTYGCQMNESDSERLAHQLELAGYEGTDNFEEADLIILNTCCVRETAEHKIYGRIGELKHLKAKNKDLIIAITGCMAQKNQADMFKRAPHIDIVLGTHNLRHINEMVAEVQRTHKHQINIEMDNTVLHELEAKPTGTFSAWVPIMNGCNKFCTYCIVPHVRGREISRPIEAIVEDVKKLGATGHKEITLLGQNVNSYGLDFKDGTHFGDLIDALDGIPGIERIRYMTSHPQDMNKDMIDALGRSSNVVTQLHLPIQSGSNRILQKMNRRYTVEHYKELIDYCREKIKGLTLTTDLIVGFPGETEEDFQATLQLLKDIRYDMAYTFIFSKRSGTPAATMADQVPEEVKRVRLQALMDVQNEISLELNKAMEGETYEIIVEGPSRNDENVWFGRTSGNKMILFPKDESLSIGQTVKARVDKAQTWILYGTIV, encoded by the coding sequence ATGAAGCAGTATTATATATTTACGTATGGCTGTCAGATGAATGAAAGTGACTCTGAACGCTTAGCTCATCAGTTAGAGTTAGCCGGTTACGAAGGCACGGATAATTTTGAAGAGGCTGATTTAATTATTTTAAACACTTGCTGTGTGCGTGAAACAGCAGAACATAAGATTTACGGACGTATTGGTGAGTTAAAACATTTAAAAGCCAAAAACAAAGATTTAATTATCGCTATTACCGGTTGTATGGCACAGAAAAATCAAGCGGATATGTTTAAACGGGCACCTCACATTGACATAGTACTAGGTACGCATAATTTACGTCATATTAATGAGATGGTAGCAGAAGTACAGCGTACCCATAAGCATCAAATTAATATCGAAATGGACAACACAGTGCTTCATGAATTGGAAGCTAAACCAACTGGAACATTCTCAGCTTGGGTGCCAATTATGAATGGGTGTAATAAATTCTGTACATATTGTATCGTGCCACATGTACGTGGTCGTGAAATCAGTCGTCCCATTGAAGCCATTGTAGAAGATGTAAAAAAATTAGGTGCTACTGGGCATAAAGAAATTACATTACTTGGTCAAAATGTGAATTCGTATGGATTAGACTTTAAAGATGGTACTCACTTCGGTGACTTAATTGATGCGCTTGATGGTATTCCTGGTATTGAACGAATCCGTTATATGACAAGTCATCCTCAGGATATGAATAAAGACATGATTGATGCATTAGGGCGGTCATCTAATGTAGTGACTCAATTACATTTACCAATCCAATCTGGTTCTAACCGAATTTTACAAAAAATGAATCGTCGCTATACAGTGGAACATTATAAAGAACTAATTGACTACTGCCGTGAAAAAATTAAAGGATTAACATTAACGACAGATTTAATTGTAGGGTTTCCTGGTGAAACGGAAGAAGATTTCCAAGCTACATTACAATTATTAAAAGATATTCGCTATGATATGGCATATACGTTTATTTTCTCTAAACGGTCTGGTACACCAGCTGCTACGATGGCTGATCAAGTGCCAGAAGAGGTAAAACGAGTTCGTTTGCAGGCCTTAATGGATGTGCAGAATGAAATTTCCTTAGAGCTAAATAAAGCGATGGAAGGTGAAACATACGAGATTATTGTGGAAGGTCCGAGTCGTAATGACGAAAATGTATGGTTTGGTCGTACGTCTGGGAATAAAATGATTTTATTCCCTAAAGATGAAAGTCTTAGTATTGGGCAGACTGTAAAAGCACGAGTTGATAAGGCACAGACTTGGATTTTATATGGCACAATCGTATAG
- a CDS encoding PHP domain-containing protein — MLVDFHMHSTASDGVMRPLDLREANKAAQIKLMALTDHDTIEGSLELLRQPDPSITVIPGCEFSSTYHNGDVHILGYAFDYTNKELLEYVAFFKESRQTRIFKMTDLCKKNGYDISVDELKAMFPHANSLGRPHLSQLLIAKGYCKTVSEAFNTILHRTSPCYVPKFKAEPSDVIDLIHRANGLAVMAHPVLIRAEEDVHELLELPFDGIEVYHVKQSAADSAKYRKLAIKHKLFITGGSDYHGIPKKEPLAIGDYLIQSDDVAEFLHVLRS; from the coding sequence ATGTTAGTTGATTTTCATATGCATAGTACCGCTTCCGATGGCGTTATGAGACCTTTGGATTTACGTGAAGCGAATAAAGCGGCTCAAATAAAGCTTATGGCCTTAACGGATCACGATACCATTGAAGGATCTTTGGAATTATTACGACAGCCAGACCCATCTATTACAGTAATCCCTGGTTGTGAATTTAGCTCAACATATCATAATGGTGACGTCCATATTTTAGGTTATGCATTTGATTATACGAATAAAGAGTTATTAGAGTATGTTGCTTTTTTTAAAGAATCACGACAAACTCGTATTTTTAAAATGACAGATTTATGTAAAAAAAATGGTTATGATATTTCGGTGGATGAATTGAAAGCCATGTTTCCTCATGCTAATTCTCTAGGTCGTCCGCATCTTTCGCAATTATTAATCGCTAAAGGGTATTGTAAAACTGTTAGTGAAGCTTTTAATACTATTTTACATAGAACTAGTCCTTGCTATGTGCCTAAGTTTAAAGCAGAACCAAGTGATGTGATTGATTTAATTCATCGTGCTAATGGATTGGCAGTTATGGCGCATCCTGTTTTAATTCGTGCAGAAGAAGATGTACATGAACTCTTAGAATTACCATTTGATGGAATTGAAGTGTATCATGTAAAACAGAGTGCTGCTGATTCGGCTAAGTACCGTAAACTAGCGATTAAGCATAAACTATTCATAACAGGTGGCTCTGATTATCATGGGATTCCTAAAAAAGAACCTTTAGCAATTGGTGATTATTTAATACAAAGTGATGATGTAGCTGAATTTTTACATGTACTGCGTTCTTAA